The Pseudomonadota bacterium genome window below encodes:
- a CDS encoding HesA/MoeB/ThiF family protein, giving the protein MPETRYNRQVLVSGIGAAGQERIRRTRVALVGVGALGCAIADQLVRAGIGYLRLVDPDTPEISNLQRQVLIDEDDVREQRPKALAAAAKLKRANSAVAIEPVVGRLDARNANELLGGVDIVLDGTDNFEARYLIDRTCVAARRPWVFGGVLAWSGMSFPVVPGGPCLRCALGPEPPSGQAPTTADVGILCATVATAASIEVARALKIAVGRAVSPTLVVFDLLAETMRSIAVVSDPSCPVCGVPDDAG; this is encoded by the coding sequence GTGCCTGAGACGCGCTACAACCGGCAGGTGCTCGTCTCCGGGATCGGGGCCGCCGGGCAGGAGCGGATCCGCAGGACGCGCGTGGCGCTCGTCGGCGTGGGCGCGCTCGGGTGTGCCATCGCCGATCAGCTCGTCCGCGCCGGGATCGGGTACCTGCGCCTCGTCGATCCGGACACCCCCGAGATCTCGAACCTCCAGCGGCAGGTGCTCATCGACGAGGACGACGTGCGCGAGCAGCGCCCCAAGGCGCTCGCGGCCGCCGCGAAGCTCAAGCGCGCCAACAGCGCGGTGGCGATCGAGCCGGTGGTCGGCCGGCTCGACGCGCGGAACGCGAACGAGCTGCTCGGCGGCGTCGACATCGTCCTCGACGGCACGGACAACTTCGAGGCGCGCTACCTCATCGACAGGACGTGCGTCGCGGCCCGCCGGCCGTGGGTGTTCGGCGGCGTGCTCGCGTGGAGCGGGATGTCGTTCCCGGTCGTGCCCGGCGGTCCGTGCCTGCGGTGCGCGCTCGGGCCCGAGCCGCCGAGCGGGCAGGCGCCCACCACGGCGGACGTCGGGATCCTCTGCGCGACCGTCGCCACCGCCGCGTCGATCGAGGTCGCCCGCGCGCTCAAGATCGCGGTCGGCCGGGCGGTCTCGCCGACGCTCGTCGTCTTCGACCTGCTCGCCGAGACGATGCGGTCGATCGCGGTGGTCAGCGATCCCTCCTGCCCGGTGTGCGGCGTCCCTGACGACGCGGGGTGA
- a CDS encoding prolipoprotein diacylglyceryl transferase, giving the protein MHPVAFTIPGIDLPIFSYGMMLALSLIVGWNIVMRLGAKDGLPKDRLMGCFVVTAIAALFGSRLLYIVTNPSLFYGASLGTFLDPRGGGIVAYGGFLGGFVGSWIYLRRARIRLLPWADVVVPTLAAGLGITRIGCFLFGCDYGRPIPADAPGFVRALGVRFPNWDVQLADLKTRLAESSFGSAKQLDGAPAFLHHVHDGLVRASDAWSALVYPTQLMEVLNGWIAFAITMIVRRRTRFRGQVFLVFTMYYGATRAAMELLRGDVGRGGLGPLSTSQIIGIATLIAAAIAYYVLAKRAALDPVAAMALGPGASPAPVKPKRKR; this is encoded by the coding sequence ATGCACCCGGTCGCGTTCACGATCCCCGGCATCGATCTCCCGATCTTCTCGTACGGGATGATGCTCGCGCTCTCGCTGATCGTCGGGTGGAACATCGTCATGCGCCTCGGCGCCAAGGACGGGCTGCCCAAGGATCGGCTCATGGGCTGCTTCGTCGTGACCGCGATCGCGGCGCTCTTCGGCTCGCGGCTGCTGTACATCGTCACCAACCCGTCGCTGTTTTACGGCGCGAGCCTCGGCACGTTCCTCGATCCGCGCGGCGGCGGGATCGTCGCGTACGGCGGCTTCCTCGGCGGCTTTGTCGGCTCGTGGATCTACCTGAGGCGGGCGAGAATCCGGCTCCTGCCGTGGGCGGACGTCGTCGTGCCGACGCTCGCGGCCGGGCTCGGCATCACGCGCATCGGCTGCTTCCTCTTCGGCTGCGACTACGGCAGGCCGATTCCGGCGGACGCGCCCGGCTTCGTCCGCGCGCTCGGCGTGCGCTTCCCGAACTGGGACGTGCAGCTCGCCGATCTGAAGACGCGCCTCGCCGAGAGCTCGTTCGGCAGCGCCAAGCAGCTCGACGGCGCGCCGGCGTTCCTCCACCACGTGCACGACGGGCTCGTGCGCGCGTCGGACGCCTGGTCGGCGCTCGTCTACCCGACGCAGCTCATGGAGGTGCTCAACGGCTGGATCGCGTTCGCGATCACGATGATCGTCCGGCGGCGCACGCGCTTCCGCGGGCAGGTCTTCCTGGTGTTCACGATGTACTACGGCGCCACGCGCGCCGCGATGGAGCTCCTGCGCGGCGACGTCGGCCGCGGCGGGCTCGGCCCGCTCTCCACCTCGCAGATCATCGGGATCGCCACGTTGATAGCGGCGGCGATCGCGTACTACGTGCTCGCGAAGCGCGCGGCCCTGGATCCGGTCGCGGCGATGGCGCTCGGCCCGGGCGCAAGCCCCGCGCCCGTGAAGCCGAAAAGAAAGAGATGA